A DNA window from Helianthus annuus cultivar XRQ/B chromosome 15, HanXRQr2.0-SUNRISE, whole genome shotgun sequence contains the following coding sequences:
- the LOC110913778 gene encoding uncharacterized protein LOC110913778, giving the protein MKAVQDHLPTLVGLARRNIVSESVECKLCGEGEETNDHLFSGCYIAMGILDFISHWCGIPNIYAFSGKDLIMAHTEAYMDNKKNKAVQAIIFTVVWCLWKSRNEAMFDNKDVNAAKIKQEIKALGYLWIKNRSCCKTITWIDWCNFTL; this is encoded by the coding sequence ATGAAAGCGGTTCAAGATCATCTTCCTACTCTTGTCGGGTTAGCTCGAAGGAACATTGTTTCTGAATCGGTTGAGTGCAAGCTGTGTGGGGAAGGGGAGGAGACCAACGATCATCTCTTCTCTGGTTGTTATATAGCTATGGGCATCTTGGATTTCATTAGTCATTGGTGCGGGATACCAAACATCTACGCTTTTTCGGGCAAAGACCTCATCATGGCTCATACGGAAGCGTACATGGATAACAAGAAAAATAAAGCGGTTCAAGCAATCATCTTCACGGTAGTTTGGTGCTTATGGAAATCCAGAAACGAAGCCATGTTTGATAATAAAGATGTCAACGCCGCAAAAATTAAACAAGAGATTAAGGCGTTAGGATACTTGTGGATCAAAAATAGATCTTGTTGTAAGACCATTACGTGGATCGATTGGTGTAACTTTACTTTGTAA
- the LOC110911749 gene encoding uncharacterized protein LOC110911749 — MSSSSSTCIGFNNTQLQLLHHVRSRFHTLKVPDCSSTPLHFQFQSQLKHDQITQCLQLRCVRSDDPHGLSDPPSSSIEQEGSGEYNESQGKSSSSSEILEKLRRYGISGILSYGLLNTAYYLTAFLVAWFYIAPAPAKMGYWAAVKRFVKLMAMVWAGSQVTKLVRLGGALALAPVVDKGLTWFMAKFKFKSQATAFTVIAGCCFGLAAVMFLVVTLLSA; from the exons ATGTCTTCTTCCAGCAGCACATGTATCGGATTCAACAACACTCAATTGCAGCTGCTGCATCAT GTTAGGTCTAGATTTCACACATTGAAAGTTCCTGATTGTTCTTCCACTCCTTTGCACTTTCAATTTCAATCTCAGTTGAAGCATGATCAAATCACACAGTGTCTGCAACTCCGGTGTGTGCGTAGTGACGAT CCTCATGGGTTATCAGATCCTCCTAGCAGCTCTATAGAGCAAGAAG GTTCAGGGGAATACAATGAAAGTCAAGGGAAGTCATCCTCATCATCAGA GATATTGGAAAAGCTTAGAAGATATGGTATTTCAGGGATACTGTCGTATGGGTTACTGAACACTGCTTATTATCTAACTGCCTTTCTAGTAGCATG GTTCTACATAGCACCAGCACCTGCGAAAATGGGTTATTGGGCAGCTGTTAAAAg ATTTGTGAAATTGATGGCTATGGTCTGGGCTGGAAGCCAAGTAACTAAACTTGTGAGACTTGGAGG GGCTTTGGCACTTGCACCTGTAGTTGATAAAGGTTTGACCTGGTTCATGgccaaattcaaattcaaatcaCAAGCAACG GCCTTCACAGTGATCGCCGGGTGCTGTTTTGGGCTTGCTGCTGTGATGTTTCTTGTTGTAACATTGCTTTCTGCGTAA
- the LOC110909715 gene encoding calsequestrin-1-like codes for MAYGQKGRGKKFDRPRAKEETYEIYPEIKEFPDVNLKQKEDFSKLISWGDALRRFWVSSPYYLEAAGQDSERNIRKPPLSDFMKVTDGYVPAELVTRNARRSNKKVRWDPQSDLQRLDLFERLDQGPQGQDDVKKEKKEDEDDDDEEDIENIEDEEEDSDDYNQNIDFDDDEDVFNMDDDLDGDEGGYY; via the exons ATGGCGTATGGACAAAAGGGACGTGGTAAGAAATTCGATCGCCCTCGTGCAAAAGAAGAGACGTATGAAATATATCCT GAAATCAAAGAATTCCCTGATGTTAATCTCAAACAAAAAGAAGATTTCAGTAAATTAATATCATGGGGTGACGCTTTGCGAAGGTTTTGGGTTTCATCTCCTTATTATTTGGAGGCTGCGGGTCAAGATTCTGAAA GAAATATAAGAAAGCCTCCACTTTCAGACTTTATGAAGGTTACTGATGGCTATGTTCCTGCAGAGCTAG TTACAAGGAATGCGAGGCGCAGCAATAAGAAGGTCCGATGGGATCCACAATCAG ACCTACAGAGATTGGATCTCTTTGAGAGGCTAGATCAAGGGCCTCAG GGTCAAGATGACGTtaaaaaggaaaagaaagaagatgaagatgatgatgatgaggaggatattgaaaatattgaagatgaagaagaggacAGTGATGATTATAATCAG AACATTGACTTTGATGACGATGAAGATGTCTTCAACATGGATGATGATCTCGATGGTG ATGAGGGGGGTTATTACTAG
- the LOC110911748 gene encoding uncharacterized protein LOC110911748 isoform X1, giving the protein MTCTWLNLTGKTNWVRLKSSTCIGFNNTQLHLHHVRSRFHTLKVPDCSSTPLHFQFQSQLKHDQITQCLQLRCVRSDDPHGLSDPPSSSIEQEGSGEYNESQGKSSSSSEILQKLRRYGISGILSYGLLNTAYYLTAFLVAWFYIAPAPAKMGYWAAVKRFVKLMAMVWAGSQVTKLVRLGGALALAPVVDKGLTWFMAKFKFKSQATAFTVIVGCCFGLAAVMFLVVTLLSA; this is encoded by the exons atgacctgcacgtggttaaattTAACTGGGAAAACAAACTGGGTTAGGCTCAAAAG CAGCACATGTATCGGATTCAACAACACTCAATTGCACCTACATCAT GTTAGGTCTAGATTTCACACATTGAAAGTTCCTGATTGTTCTTCCACTCCTTTGCACTTTCAATTTCAATCTCAGCTGAAACATGATCAAATCACACAGTGTCTGCAACTCCGGTGTGTGCGTAGCGACGAT CCTCATGGGTTATCAGATCCTCCTAGCAGCTCTATAGAGCAAGAAG GTTCAGGGGAATACAATGAAAGTCAAGGGAAGTCATCCTCATCATCAGA GATATTGCAAAAGCTTAGAAGATATGGTATTTCAGGGATACTGTCGTATGGGTTACTGAACACTGCTTATTATCTAACTGCCTTTCTAGTAGCATG GTTCTACATAGCACCAGCACCTGCGAAAATGGGTTATTGGGCAGCTGTTAAAAg ATTTGTGAAATTGATGGCTATGGTCTGGGCTGGAAGCCAAGTAACTAAACTTGTGAGACTTGGAGG GGCTTTGGCACTTGCACCTGTAGTTGATAAAGGTTTGACCTGGTTCATGgccaaattcaaattcaaatcaCAAGCAACG GCCTTCACAGTGATCGTCGGGTGCTGTTTTGGGCTTGCTGCTGTGATGTTTCTTGTTGTAACATTGCTTTCCGCGTAA
- the LOC110911748 gene encoding uncharacterized protein LOC110911748 isoform X2 encodes MSRFHTLKVPDCSSTPLHFQFQSQLKHDQITQCLQLRCVRSDDPHGLSDPPSSSIEQEGSGEYNESQGKSSSSSEILQKLRRYGISGILSYGLLNTAYYLTAFLVAWFYIAPAPAKMGYWAAVKRFVKLMAMVWAGSQVTKLVRLGGALALAPVVDKGLTWFMAKFKFKSQATAFTVIVGCCFGLAAVMFLVVTLLSA; translated from the exons AT GTCTAGATTTCACACATTGAAAGTTCCTGATTGTTCTTCCACTCCTTTGCACTTTCAATTTCAATCTCAGCTGAAACATGATCAAATCACACAGTGTCTGCAACTCCGGTGTGTGCGTAGCGACGAT CCTCATGGGTTATCAGATCCTCCTAGCAGCTCTATAGAGCAAGAAG GTTCAGGGGAATACAATGAAAGTCAAGGGAAGTCATCCTCATCATCAGA GATATTGCAAAAGCTTAGAAGATATGGTATTTCAGGGATACTGTCGTATGGGTTACTGAACACTGCTTATTATCTAACTGCCTTTCTAGTAGCATG GTTCTACATAGCACCAGCACCTGCGAAAATGGGTTATTGGGCAGCTGTTAAAAg ATTTGTGAAATTGATGGCTATGGTCTGGGCTGGAAGCCAAGTAACTAAACTTGTGAGACTTGGAGG GGCTTTGGCACTTGCACCTGTAGTTGATAAAGGTTTGACCTGGTTCATGgccaaattcaaattcaaatcaCAAGCAACG GCCTTCACAGTGATCGTCGGGTGCTGTTTTGGGCTTGCTGCTGTGATGTTTCTTGTTGTAACATTGCTTTCCGCGTAA
- the LOC110911750 gene encoding dihydroceramide fatty acyl 2-hydroxylase FAH2 → MVAQEFTVDLDKPLVFQVGHLGEAYQEWVHQPIVSKEGPRFFKSDFWEFLTLNRWYSIPIIWLPVVCWYTSKAFKMGRSPPQIAVILVFGIFIWSLMEYTLHRFLFHIKTKSYWGNTAHYLLHGCHHKHPQDGLRLVFPPTATAILLVPLWKILNLISTPTVAPALFAGILLGYVMYDCTHYYLHNGQPRNEISKSLKKYHLNHHFRIQTKGFGITSSLWDSVFGTLPQTKSHEKERKQ, encoded by the exons ATGGTTGCACAAGAATTTACAGTGGATTTAGATAAGCCTCTTGTCTTCCAG GTTGGCCATCTTGGAGAAGCTTATCAAGAATGGGTTCACCAACCTATCGTTAGCAAGGAAGGCCCTCGGTTTTTTAAAAGTGACTTCTGGGAG TTTCTTACCCTCAACCGTTGGTATTCAATTCCAATCATTTGGCTGCCCGTGGTATGTTGGTACACCTCCAAGGCATTCAAGATGGGCCGGTCACCTCCTCAGATAGCAGTTATACTTGTTTTCGGTATTTTTATTTGGTCACTAATGGAGTACACTCTGCATCGCTTCCTTTTCCACATTAAAACCAAGAGCTACTg GGGCAACACCGCTCATTATCTTCTTCATGGCTGTCATCACAAACATCCTCAGGATGGATTACGCCTTGTTTTCCCACCTACTGCAACAGCAATTCTCTTGGTTCCG TTATGGAAGATTTTAAACCTGATATCGACCCCTACTGTCGCTCCTGCTTTATTTGCTGGTATTTTGCTGGGTTATGTGATGTATGATTGCACCCATTACTACCTGCATAATGGTCAGCCAAGAAATGAAATCTCCAAAAGTCTCAAG AAATACCACTTAAATCATCATTTCCGAATTCAAACAAAAGGATTTGGGATAACATCATCTCTTTGGGACAGTGTGTTTGGTACATTGCCTCAAACCAAATCACATGAGAAAGAAAGGAAGCAGTGA